Proteins found in one bacterium genomic segment:
- a CDS encoding periplasmic heavy metal sensor → MNRSWIIPLVVAVAVGVLAFSITKMAHCGRPAPSIDRLRDVSFLSHELNLSEAQAKEITQLHLTLATKLNDCCMNHCAARARLGQALASESNDTAKADAVITEMCRAYEASERATLDQIRKVRALLNVDQRKRFDVLISNCMCQTCSMPNE, encoded by the coding sequence ATGAATCGGTCATGGATCATTCCTTTAGTCGTGGCCGTCGCCGTCGGGGTTCTGGCTTTCAGCATCACCAAAATGGCCCACTGCGGACGACCTGCTCCTTCCATTGACCGCCTGCGGGATGTATCGTTCCTCTCCCATGAACTGAACCTCTCCGAAGCGCAGGCCAAAGAGATCACTCAGCTCCACCTGACACTTGCCACGAAACTGAACGATTGCTGCATGAATCACTGTGCGGCCCGTGCACGGCTGGGACAGGCACTGGCCTCCGAATCCAACGACACCGCAAAGGCAGACGCCGTCATCACCGAGATGTGCCGCGCTTACGAGGCCAGCGAACGGGCCACTCTGGACCAGATACGGAAAGTGCGGGCTCTACTGAATGTGGACCAAAGGAAACGATTCGATGTGCTGATTTCAAACTGCATGTGCCAGACATGCAGTATGCCAAATGAATAG
- a CDS encoding AAC(3) family N-acetyltransferase produces the protein MHTRYSLAVNLRRLGIAPGDILFIHSSYRSLGPVEGEAGAVVGALEDAVGPEGLLLMPSFNLKVKGGEARAAIWNPATSPSTVGWLTEYFRTMPGTVRSDHYSHSVAARGKDAIAYVNEHLSPEGMESPWDRSPWGRTYGTRSPMMKAYQQPASKVLMLGVDYLSSTYCHFVETMFWAWNKSTTPDAPYQFINSEVAGAWWDGQGRLIRGMVGDADSRLFGIRDFVDNLLDAVKVEPDRFLRKPVD, from the coding sequence ATGCATACGCGTTATTCACTGGCCGTCAATCTGAGACGTTTGGGAATCGCTCCGGGCGATATCCTTTTCATTCATTCCTCCTATCGGAGTTTAGGGCCTGTTGAGGGCGAAGCTGGTGCAGTGGTGGGCGCTCTGGAGGATGCGGTTGGCCCGGAGGGCCTGCTGTTGATGCCTTCCTTCAACCTGAAAGTTAAAGGAGGCGAAGCCCGGGCAGCCATTTGGAACCCCGCCACCTCGCCTTCCACGGTCGGGTGGCTCACTGAATATTTCCGGACGATGCCGGGGACGGTCCGCTCCGATCATTACTCCCACTCCGTCGCCGCGCGCGGAAAGGATGCCATCGCTTATGTCAACGAGCACCTCAGTCCGGAAGGGATGGAGAGCCCGTGGGATCGCAGTCCCTGGGGGCGCACCTACGGTACCCGGTCTCCAATGATGAAGGCCTACCAACAGCCGGCAAGCAAGGTGCTGATGCTTGGGGTCGACTATCTATCCTCAACCTATTGTCATTTTGTCGAAACGATGTTCTGGGCTTGGAACAAATCGACAACGCCCGATGCGCCCTACCAATTCATCAACAGCGAGGTGGCCGGAGCCTGGTGGGACGGCCAGGGTCGCCTGATCCGGGGCATGGTAGGCGATGCGGATTCACGGTTATTCGGTATCCGCGATTTCGTTGATAACCTTCTGGATGCCGTCAAGGTCGAGCCGGACCGTTTTTTGAGAAAACCGGTGGATTAA
- a CDS encoding GntR family transcriptional regulator, with product MKLQPRVQRFEKVKAALISAIVSGQFNPGDRLPSLRDLSVNFKVSLATVQLAVKEMKDEEWLVTVPCKGVSVAEPLPPIAHLMRLKDARKLADHAHNLILPRQSTVELKCLVYDEALLPVFEWAAREYAEAYAPYSLRVEVQPLAGGDEEAIRNMDADLILLPSYAASRAMRIGVITPCDGMLGRGEDRFADIPKEIVDMVSYEGKRWGMPLMVGAPILVANEGVCRTAGIDAASLTDVDSLLKAVETAAGADLRDKDALVFCLTFIMPFLISAGFDFPGITHVSEMMARPAVRALLERLKQVAHQPAVAVTRFDHWDTTDYSRVAVGHYPSSLFCRDLKKRAGAHVLPIPGAPGGALTAWAYSMCVSTRSVHVFEAWDWASHLGGVAFQTRLAELSYDVPASANAQVCRAFEGAVGEENARTLQALIRKSSHIYQVGTEDAMRYVWEVLGNELYGFVTGKVDYERMSERVKTKTERYLLRAGNGELTV from the coding sequence ATGAAGTTACAGCCACGAGTACAGCGGTTCGAAAAGGTGAAGGCGGCGCTCATCAGCGCCATTGTCAGTGGACAATTCAATCCCGGGGACCGTCTTCCCTCTTTGAGGGATCTGAGCGTGAACTTCAAAGTGTCCCTGGCCACAGTCCAATTGGCTGTCAAGGAAATGAAAGACGAAGAGTGGCTCGTGACGGTTCCCTGCAAAGGGGTTTCTGTAGCCGAACCGCTGCCGCCCATCGCCCACCTGATGCGACTTAAGGACGCCCGTAAATTGGCCGATCACGCGCATAATTTGATCCTGCCCAGGCAGAGTACCGTCGAGCTGAAATGTCTGGTCTATGATGAGGCCCTGCTGCCTGTATTTGAGTGGGCCGCACGGGAATACGCCGAAGCCTATGCCCCTTATTCCCTGCGGGTTGAGGTGCAGCCGTTGGCGGGGGGCGATGAGGAGGCGATCCGCAATATGGATGCAGACCTGATCCTGCTTCCTTCTTACGCGGCCAGCCGTGCCATGCGCATCGGGGTCATTACCCCTTGTGACGGGATGCTGGGCCGGGGTGAAGACCGGTTTGCCGATATCCCCAAAGAGATCGTTGATATGGTTTCCTATGAGGGGAAACGGTGGGGCATGCCCCTGATGGTGGGCGCGCCGATTCTGGTGGCCAATGAGGGGGTGTGCCGGACGGCAGGGATCGATGCGGCCAGCCTGACCGATGTGGACTCATTATTGAAGGCCGTGGAAACCGCGGCGGGCGCTGATTTAAGGGACAAGGATGCCCTGGTTTTCTGTCTGACGTTTATTATGCCTTTCTTAATCTCCGCCGGGTTTGATTTCCCCGGGATTACGCATGTCTCGGAGATGATGGCACGCCCCGCAGTCCGGGCCTTGCTGGAGCGCTTGAAACAGGTGGCCCATCAGCCGGCCGTGGCGGTGACCCGGTTTGATCATTGGGACACGACGGATTATTCCAGGGTGGCCGTGGGCCATTATCCCTCCAGTCTTTTCTGCCGCGATTTGAAGAAGCGGGCGGGCGCGCACGTTCTTCCCATTCCCGGGGCGCCGGGTGGCGCCCTGACGGCTTGGGCCTATAGCATGTGCGTCAGTACCCGGTCCGTTCATGTGTTCGAGGCGTGGGACTGGGCGTCTCATTTGGGGGGCGTGGCCTTTCAGACGCGCCTTGCCGAGTTATCCTATGATGTTCCCGCGAGCGCCAATGCCCAGGTGTGTCGTGCCTTTGAAGGGGCGGTGGGGGAAGAAAATGCACGGACACTCCAGGCGCTAATCCGCAAGAGCAGCCATATCTATCAGGTCGGAACCGAAGATGCGATGCGCTATGTATGGGAAGTGCTGGGTAATGAACTTTACGGATTTGTCACCGGTAAGGTTGATTACGAGCGCATGTCCGAGCGGGTGAAGACCAAGACAGAGCGCTATTTATTGCGTGCGGGTAATGGCGAGTTGACCGTTTAA
- a CDS encoding DUF4838 domain-containing protein, protein MMKKYSLMVLAAVGLSSWVGAVDLVKEGRPVAEIVLSETATPSVKVAAKELQRHLEAMSGAKLAIVSEASTNVENHVYVGESDATRKLGVSLDDVKDDGFKIIAEKNHVVVAGRQIYYSPNALAQFKDVARSNRQQAWEAYTGHKWRFPTIIDLRDFNNELGLHLWDGTGTLYGAYELLAQLGMRWYMPVADIGLVIPKLSNISIKEQSIKREPQFPVRIMANGTGRLKDEFLWYKSMGVGQAVFMPIYHSVSGPTKIAPETQPQEYYGIVGGKVDYSSPRLSNERLRVDTVEYLEWVDKAFPGLQYACIGQPDGWSTLDSTDTAAGWDKIAERGTEGCFSDYAWDFTQDVSKRILAKHPDKKFTIMAYSNTRRPPVSLGQLPTNMAVIFCQHMANGVFTSTELSDRNEWLSKMSHKDQLLVYEYYIDHAPGYNFPPIPVIFTKLMKQDFDRLYDHSAGFYAEVAWSTSDEMARNKDLSLRRPGISHLMLYLHNRLCWDRNLDVQAVLNEYYDLFFGPAKAEMKEFYEFSESVWMRPESRQITAAGGFLKPADVARYSDILARAKAKAGETIYGKRIDFIVAEMEPLKLLFEKLKRTGPSIQIKVSKDKPLIDGDLDKPFWRAEPYSFIPLRDIMTGEVPGHAPANVSFRWLNDNSALIIGVECMEPKMDKLVAGCKEADSPAIFKDDSVEIRLETAKGMRPFIVVNSAGVVLDECVTDKLEDLPNFYKVSKVAVKKYADRWTVEMQIDAKPISGERPVPFYPWGANVCRLRMAGNTPEFYMLSPSGTKFNDLKCMANIFVRK, encoded by the coding sequence ATGATGAAAAAATATAGTCTGATGGTGTTGGCCGCAGTCGGGTTGTCCAGTTGGGTCGGGGCGGTGGATCTGGTTAAAGAGGGGCGACCGGTGGCGGAGATAGTACTTTCGGAGACGGCCACGCCGAGTGTCAAGGTTGCGGCAAAGGAGCTCCAGCGCCACCTCGAAGCGATGTCGGGCGCCAAACTTGCCATTGTTAGTGAGGCTTCCACCAATGTGGAGAACCACGTCTATGTGGGGGAGAGCGACGCGACCCGGAAACTCGGGGTTTCGCTGGATGATGTCAAGGATGACGGCTTCAAAATCATCGCGGAAAAGAACCATGTCGTGGTGGCCGGGCGTCAGATCTATTATTCGCCTAACGCACTCGCGCAATTCAAGGATGTGGCCCGGAGCAACCGGCAGCAAGCTTGGGAGGCCTACACCGGGCACAAGTGGCGCTTCCCGACCATTATTGACCTTCGCGACTTCAACAATGAGCTGGGACTGCATTTATGGGACGGGACCGGCACGCTCTACGGGGCGTATGAGTTGTTGGCGCAATTGGGGATGCGTTGGTATATGCCCGTGGCCGATATCGGGTTGGTCATCCCGAAACTGAGCAACATCAGCATCAAGGAGCAGTCCATCAAACGGGAACCCCAATTCCCGGTGCGCATCATGGCCAATGGAACCGGCCGTTTGAAGGATGAGTTCCTGTGGTACAAGTCCATGGGGGTCGGGCAAGCGGTTTTCATGCCCATTTATCATAGCGTCAGTGGGCCTACGAAAATAGCGCCCGAGACCCAGCCCCAGGAGTACTACGGTATAGTGGGCGGAAAAGTTGATTACAGTTCACCCCGCCTCAGCAATGAGCGATTGCGGGTGGATACGGTGGAATATCTGGAGTGGGTCGACAAGGCTTTTCCTGGTCTACAGTATGCCTGTATTGGTCAGCCGGATGGCTGGTCGACGCTGGATAGTACGGATACCGCCGCCGGTTGGGATAAGATTGCCGAACGTGGTACGGAAGGCTGTTTCAGTGATTATGCCTGGGATTTTACGCAAGATGTCAGTAAGCGCATTTTGGCGAAACACCCGGATAAGAAATTTACCATTATGGCTTATTCCAACACCCGTAGGCCGCCAGTCAGTCTCGGCCAGCTCCCGACCAATATGGCGGTCATTTTCTGTCAACACATGGCCAACGGCGTGTTTACCAGCACCGAATTAAGTGACCGCAACGAGTGGCTGTCGAAAATGAGCCACAAAGACCAGCTTCTGGTCTATGAATATTACATTGATCACGCCCCGGGCTACAACTTTCCGCCAATTCCTGTGATCTTCACTAAACTGATGAAGCAGGATTTCGACCGACTATACGATCATAGTGCCGGATTTTATGCGGAAGTGGCCTGGTCGACGAGTGATGAAATGGCCCGCAACAAGGATCTCTCACTGCGTCGTCCCGGAATTTCGCACCTGATGCTCTATCTCCACAATCGCCTCTGCTGGGATCGCAATCTCGATGTGCAGGCGGTCCTGAATGAGTACTACGACCTCTTCTTTGGCCCGGCCAAGGCGGAGATGAAAGAGTTTTATGAGTTTTCTGAATCCGTCTGGATGCGGCCCGAGTCCCGGCAGATCACGGCCGCCGGCGGGTTCCTTAAGCCTGCTGATGTGGCACGGTATAGCGATATTCTGGCGCGTGCCAAGGCCAAGGCTGGTGAGACGATCTATGGTAAACGGATAGACTTTATCGTGGCTGAAATGGAGCCGCTGAAGTTGCTGTTCGAGAAGCTGAAACGCACGGGGCCCAGCATCCAGATCAAGGTGAGCAAGGATAAACCGCTGATTGACGGGGATCTGGACAAGCCCTTCTGGCGTGCTGAGCCGTATAGTTTCATTCCGCTGCGCGACATCATGACGGGCGAGGTCCCGGGGCATGCGCCCGCCAACGTCTCGTTCCGCTGGTTGAACGATAATTCCGCGTTGATCATTGGCGTTGAGTGCATGGAGCCAAAGATGGATAAGCTGGTGGCGGGGTGCAAAGAGGCCGATTCACCGGCGATCTTCAAGGATGACTCGGTGGAAATCAGGCTGGAAACGGCAAAGGGAATGCGCCCCTTTATTGTGGTCAACTCGGCTGGGGTTGTTTTGGATGAATGCGTGACGGATAAGCTGGAAGATCTGCCTAACTTCTACAAGGTCAGCAAGGTGGCCGTAAAGAAATATGCCGACCGCTGGACGGTGGAAATGCAGATCGACGCCAAGCCGATTTCCGGCGAGCGGCCCGTGCCCTTTTATCCGTGGGGTGCCAATGTCTGCCGCCTACGCATGGCTGGCAATACGCCGGAGTTCTATATGCTCTCCCCCAGTGGAACCAAATTCAACGATCTGAAATGTATGGCCAATATCTTTGTGAGGAAATGA